The Zeugodacus cucurbitae isolate PBARC_wt_2022May chromosome 4, idZeuCucr1.2, whole genome shotgun sequence genome includes the window AATTAAACTCAACTCTGTCTTCGGAAAGATAATAAAGTCTATAAATAGAGATCCGCTAATGGATGCTGGGATATAATCTTCTATTGGAGTCTCAGCCCTGGCTTTATACATTATCAAATAGCATAAGCTTACAACAAAGATTAGCATtcgaggtatgttcaaaaaataactggaattttctttttttgaaaaataaaatcaatcatTCGTATACAAATTTTGTCACATTCAAAATAgtttgccagcgcttcttccaattcaaacacttcttaaactcgattttGGGGTTTGGGCCGACCTTTGGCtgtttcagcgatttctcgtatgcttgctAAATCGACGACCTTTTAAGGTTCTCCTTACTTTTGGAAGAAGGAAAAAGTCACAAGGAATCATCTCTACCGAATATGGAGACTGGACATCGtgacagtattgtttttggccgaAAATTCATGAACAAACAACGAAGAGTGAGCTCACTCTTTAACAAACGAATCGTTAACCTTTGCGGCTGATACATATACAATTCTATCGTTCTTGAGGGGCATTAACAATATAGGAaagaaattttgacaattttaaaattcccgttattttttgaacgcaacAAGTATACGTTTTCGAAGCATTGCCCTCTCTGTGCCAAAACCAGTGCAAACTAAAATGTATGGTACCTTAGGGGcatcaaacaaataaacaagaaattatgaaattttaaaaaattcccgttattttttgaacacaacacGTATACGTTTTCGAAGCATTGCCCTCTCTGTGCCAAAACCAGTGAAGTATGCAACTCTAATTTTTCAGCCGATCATAGTGATCTTAATTGAATTAGCTATGCATTTTAATTcagtataaatatgcatattaaaaattttctgatATCCGCTTTATAGAATCTTTACGTGCTAATAATTGCAGCGCTAACACAATATACGTTGTCATTTCGCAGATCTACTCGAATTGCCTGACAATGATGAATTTCTATGGGGTAGACACGATAATGAGATTGCATTTGGTAAAGCGCATTCTCCGAGCAACGAATATAACAGTACCGGTGAGGGCGGCGGTAGTGACTACTTGATGCGTCACATATTGAAGAAGCGACAAGTGATTTTCCAAGTGAGTACGAGTATTGTGCATTTATTTAAAGCGCACGCAATTATAATAGCTGGAGGAAAGAGTAAAACTAGTTTTATTTCACATAACGGAACTgagtaattatatatgtaattaacgGCATTTATACTATTTATAGGAAAATAAAGATTACGGTGAATGCCGCACAGCGTTGGGTGAAGTAGGACGCTGTCGACATCCGCTCTACTGTCGCATACCCGAGCTGAAGGATGATGTCTGGCGTTTGATCTCGCAGTTGTGTGTTATCGAACAGAGGTGGGTTCATAATTCTAGACAGtttatgtttataatatttattttttttattattattcacagTTCCATCGGCATTTGTTGCACTCAGCACACAGAGTCGCGTTCGAGTCCACAAGTCATCAGCGACGTGAACAATAATGGCTTGGAGGAGGCGCGCATTGTCAATAAACCCGAACAACGTGGTTGCGGCCTTACCACCAAACAGTTCCCGCGCATCACTGGCGGTCGTCCAGCCGAACCCGATGAGTGGCCTTGGATGGCTGCGCTCATACGTCCCGGTCTGCCGTATGTCTGGTGCGGTGGCGCATTGGTCACCGATCGGCATGTGCTTACTGCGGGGCATTGCGTGCACAAATTCAAAATGGAGGATATATTTGTGCGCCTGGGCGAATACAATACACAGATGATTAATGAGACGCGTGCGCGTGATTTTCGCATTGCCAATATGGTCATACATATAGATTACGATCCATTGACTTATGAGAATGATATTGCCTTGCTACGGCTGGATCGTGCCACACTATTTAATACGTACATTTGGCCTGTTTGTATGCCACCAATTGGTCAAAGTTGGGAAGGACAAGTCGGTGTTGTGACGGGTTGGGGTACACAAACATTCGCCGGTCCACATTCGGAAATACTTATGGAGGTAGGCATACAGTTAAAATTTCACCGTTAATTACATGCACTCAATAGATTTGTTAAACCGTTAGGTTTTGCTACCAATTTGGAAACTGGCTGATTGCCGTCGCGC containing:
- the LOC105208487 gene encoding proclotting enzyme isoform X1; the encoded protein is MQWNNMHPLKSTLRLLLLVCLTQWIRATPKDYIDLLELPDNDEFLWGRHDNEIAFGKAHSPSNEYNSTGEGGGSDYLMRHILKKRQVIFQENKDYGECRTALGEVGRCRHPLYCRIPELKDDVWRLISQLCVIEQSSIGICCTQHTESRSSPQVISDVNNNGLEEARIVNKPEQRGCGLTTKQFPRITGGRPAEPDEWPWMAALIRPGLPYVWCGGALVTDRHVLTAGHCVHKFKMEDIFVRLGEYNTQMINETRARDFRIANMVIHIDYDPLTYENDIALLRLDRATLFNTYIWPVCMPPIGQSWEGQVGVVTGWGTQTFAGPHSEILMEVLLPIWKLADCRRAMVERIPDTVMCAGVREGGQDSCQGDSGGPLLVQLPNRRWVTVGIVSWGVRCGEANRPGMYTSVNHYMHWILQNSDI
- the LOC105208487 gene encoding proclotting enzyme isoform X2, translating into MHPLKSTLRLLLLVCLTQWIRATPKDYIDLLELPDNDEFLWGRHDNEIAFGKAHSPSNEYNSTGEGGGSDYLMRHILKKRQVIFQENKDYGECRTALGEVGRCRHPLYCRIPELKDDVWRLISQLCVIEQSSIGICCTQHTESRSSPQVISDVNNNGLEEARIVNKPEQRGCGLTTKQFPRITGGRPAEPDEWPWMAALIRPGLPYVWCGGALVTDRHVLTAGHCVHKFKMEDIFVRLGEYNTQMINETRARDFRIANMVIHIDYDPLTYENDIALLRLDRATLFNTYIWPVCMPPIGQSWEGQVGVVTGWGTQTFAGPHSEILMEVLLPIWKLADCRRAMVERIPDTVMCAGVREGGQDSCQGDSGGPLLVQLPNRRWVTVGIVSWGVRCGEANRPGMYTSVNHYMHWILQNSDI